The following are encoded together in the Thunnus maccoyii chromosome 18, fThuMac1.1, whole genome shotgun sequence genome:
- the plcd3a gene encoding 1-phosphatidylinositol 4,5-bisphosphate phosphodiesterase delta-3-A isoform X2 encodes MDSVKRLGLLDNEDIHVMMKGSNMVKIRSPRWQKNRTLRLLEDGLTVWCESTKSSRKAKAQQTFAVTEVECVREGCQSEALKRLSGTVPENQCFTVVFRGARKSLDLLCPCEDVARRWVRGLRTLKERVANMTQTEKLDHWIRGYLRRADQNQDGKMCYDEVKHLLRMINIDLSEHYARSLFKRCDRSGDGRLDHIEIEEFCRELMRRPELDAVFRHYSSNGCVLSTAELRDFLGDQGEDASLNHAQSLILTYELNDWAQKNLFMTQNGFAMYMLSCENDLVNPDHKRVYQDMSRPLAHYFISSSHNTYLTKDQVTSASSTEPYIRALNQGCRCVELDCWDGDKGEPVIYHGHTLTSKVLFKEVIETINQYAFKASPYPLILSLENHCSVEQQAVMAKHLRTILGSKLLTKPLSGQLQKNLPSPEELKGCILVKGKKHIPHLGQLGRTSSFASSSGSDDEQASSIKNTPKRVPAKVCPKLSPELSELVVYCRSVPFSGFENTSEKLPNEMSSFSESDALRLIKDSGKLFVRHNSRQLSRIYPSGQRLQSSNYDPQDMWNGGCQMVALNFQTSGEQMDLNQGRFLPNGHCGYVLKPSFLCSATSNFNPENTGGGPGHIPTQLTIRVISAQQLPKINTEKASSIVDPQVWVEIHGVAIDNAKNKTHRIDNNGFNPQWNCTLSFPLQVPELALVRFVVEDHDHTSKNGFVGQFTLPFISLRTGYRHVHLLKADGSSLSPATLFIHVKVTRKGVPIKTVSAYSHC; translated from the exons ATGGACTCCGTCAAGAGGCTCG GGCTGCTGGACAATGAGGACATACATGTGATGATGAAGGGCTCCAACATGGTGAAAATTCGCTCTCCGAGGTGGCAAAAGAACCGAACCCTGCGGCTGCTGGAGGACGGACTCACCGTGTGGTGTGAGTCCACCAAAAGCTCCCGAAAGGCCAAAGCCCAGCAGACAT TCGCGGTGACAGAGGTGGAGTGCGTGCGTGAAGGCTGTCAGTCCGAAGCGCTGAAGCGGCTGTCCGGGACGGTGCCCGAGAACCAGTGCTTCACGGTGGTTTTCAGAGGAGCCAGGAAGAGCCTGGACCTGCTGTGCCCCTGTGAGGATGTAGCACGGCGCTGGGTACGAGGGCTCCGCACCTTGAAGGAGCGCGTGGCCAACATGACTCAGACGGAAAAACTAGACCA TTGGATCCGTGGCTATCTGCGGCGAGCGGATCAGAACCAGGATGGCAAGATGTGCTACGATGAAGTCAAGCATCTGCTACGGATGATCAACATTGACTTGAGTGAGCATTATGCCCGCTCTTTATTCAAG AGGTGTGATCGATCTGGTGATGGTCGTCTGGATCACATAGAGATTGAGGAGTTCTGCAGAGAGCTGATGCGACGGCCCGAGCTGGACGCTGTGTTCAGACACTATTCAAGTAATGGTTgtgtgctctccactgctgaGCTCCGCGACTTCCTGGGAGACCAGGGAGAGGACGCTTCGTTGAATCATGCTCAGAGCCTCATACTCACCTATGAGCTAAATGACTGGG CTCAGAAGAATCTGTTTATGACCCAGAATGGTTTCGCCATGTACATGCTGTCCTGCGAGAATGATTTGGTAAACCCTGACCATAAAAGAGTCTACCAGGACATGAGCCGCCCCTTGGCCCACTACTTCATCTCCTCCTCGCACAACACCTACCTAACCAAGGACCAAGTCACCAGCGCCAGCAGCACCGAGCCATACATCAG GGCTCTGAATCAGGGCTGTCGCTGTGTGGAGCTGGACTGCTGGGATGGAGATAAAGGCGAACCTGTCATATACCACGGCCACACTCTCACCTCCAAAGTGCTGTTCAAGGAGGTCATTGAAACCATCAACCAGTACGCCTTCAAG GCGTCCCCATACCCTCTAATCCTGTCCCTGGAGAACCACTGTTCTGTAGAGCAGCAGGCTGTCATGGCCAAACACCTCCGCACCATCCTGGGAAGCAAACTGCTCACCAAGCCCCTCAGTGGCCAGCTACAGAAGAATCTGCCTTCTCCTGAG GAGCTAAAGGGGTGTATTCTagtaaaaggaaagaaacatATTCCTCACCTGGGCCAGCTGGGCAGGACCAGCAGCTTTGCCAGCTCTTCAGGCTCAGATGATGAACAAGCAAGCAGCATTAAGAACACACCCAAGAGGGTCCCTGCAAAG GTCTGTCCTAAACTGAGCCCAGAGCTATCAGAGCTGGTGGTGTACTGCAGGAGTGTCCCGTTCAGCGGGTttgaaaacacatctgaaaaACTACCAAATGAAATGTCCTCCTTCTCTGAAAGTGACGCCCTCAGGCTCATCAAAGACTCTG GAAAGCTTTTTGTAAGACACAACAGCAGGCAGCTGAGCCGGATCTACCCCTCTGGCCAGCGCCTCCAATCATCCAACTATGATCCTCAGGATATGTGGAACGGTGGCTGCCAGATGG TGGCTCTGAACTTTCAGACGTCCGGGGAGCAGATGGACCTGAACCAGGGTCGCTTCCTACCCAACGGTCACTGTGGATACGTACTGAAACCCAGCTTCCTGTGCAGTGCCACGTCCAACTTTAACCCAGAGAACACGGGAGGAGGCCCCGGTCATATTCCCACCCAGCTGACTATACGA GTAATATCTGCACAGCAGCTGCCAAAAATCAACACAGAAAAGGCTAGCTCCATTGTGGACCCACAGGTGTGGGTGGAAATTCATGGGGTGGCTATTGATAAcgcaaaaaacaaaacccaccGCATTGACAACAATG GTTTCAACCCACAGTGGAACTGCACTCTGAGCTTCCCACTGCAGGTCCCTGAACTGGCCTTGGTGCGGTTTGTAGTGGAGGACCACGATCACACTTCAAAAAATGGCTTTGTGGGACAGTTCACTTTACCTTTCATAAGTCTACGCACAG GTTATCGACATGTTCACTTACTGAAGGCGGATGGTTCCAGTCTGTCCCCTGCCACACTCTTTATCCATGTCAAAGTTACACGCAAAGGAGTTCCCATCAAAACTGTGTCAGCGTATAGCCATTGCTAA
- the plcd3a gene encoding 1-phosphatidylinositol 4,5-bisphosphate phosphodiesterase delta-3-A isoform X1, translating into MLGSGKSATTSPRQQKRKGADKTMDSVKRLGLLDNEDIHVMMKGSNMVKIRSPRWQKNRTLRLLEDGLTVWCESTKSSRKAKAQQTFAVTEVECVREGCQSEALKRLSGTVPENQCFTVVFRGARKSLDLLCPCEDVARRWVRGLRTLKERVANMTQTEKLDHWIRGYLRRADQNQDGKMCYDEVKHLLRMINIDLSEHYARSLFKRCDRSGDGRLDHIEIEEFCRELMRRPELDAVFRHYSSNGCVLSTAELRDFLGDQGEDASLNHAQSLILTYELNDWAQKNLFMTQNGFAMYMLSCENDLVNPDHKRVYQDMSRPLAHYFISSSHNTYLTKDQVTSASSTEPYIRALNQGCRCVELDCWDGDKGEPVIYHGHTLTSKVLFKEVIETINQYAFKASPYPLILSLENHCSVEQQAVMAKHLRTILGSKLLTKPLSGQLQKNLPSPEELKGCILVKGKKHIPHLGQLGRTSSFASSSGSDDEQASSIKNTPKRVPAKVCPKLSPELSELVVYCRSVPFSGFENTSEKLPNEMSSFSESDALRLIKDSGKLFVRHNSRQLSRIYPSGQRLQSSNYDPQDMWNGGCQMVALNFQTSGEQMDLNQGRFLPNGHCGYVLKPSFLCSATSNFNPENTGGGPGHIPTQLTIRVISAQQLPKINTEKASSIVDPQVWVEIHGVAIDNAKNKTHRIDNNGFNPQWNCTLSFPLQVPELALVRFVVEDHDHTSKNGFVGQFTLPFISLRTGYRHVHLLKADGSSLSPATLFIHVKVTRKGVPIKTVSAYSHC; encoded by the exons ATGTTAGGCAGCGGCAAGTCAGCGACCACCAGTCCCAGACAGCAGAAGAGGAAAGGGGCCGATAAGACGATGGACTCCGTCAAGAGGCTCG GGCTGCTGGACAATGAGGACATACATGTGATGATGAAGGGCTCCAACATGGTGAAAATTCGCTCTCCGAGGTGGCAAAAGAACCGAACCCTGCGGCTGCTGGAGGACGGACTCACCGTGTGGTGTGAGTCCACCAAAAGCTCCCGAAAGGCCAAAGCCCAGCAGACAT TCGCGGTGACAGAGGTGGAGTGCGTGCGTGAAGGCTGTCAGTCCGAAGCGCTGAAGCGGCTGTCCGGGACGGTGCCCGAGAACCAGTGCTTCACGGTGGTTTTCAGAGGAGCCAGGAAGAGCCTGGACCTGCTGTGCCCCTGTGAGGATGTAGCACGGCGCTGGGTACGAGGGCTCCGCACCTTGAAGGAGCGCGTGGCCAACATGACTCAGACGGAAAAACTAGACCA TTGGATCCGTGGCTATCTGCGGCGAGCGGATCAGAACCAGGATGGCAAGATGTGCTACGATGAAGTCAAGCATCTGCTACGGATGATCAACATTGACTTGAGTGAGCATTATGCCCGCTCTTTATTCAAG AGGTGTGATCGATCTGGTGATGGTCGTCTGGATCACATAGAGATTGAGGAGTTCTGCAGAGAGCTGATGCGACGGCCCGAGCTGGACGCTGTGTTCAGACACTATTCAAGTAATGGTTgtgtgctctccactgctgaGCTCCGCGACTTCCTGGGAGACCAGGGAGAGGACGCTTCGTTGAATCATGCTCAGAGCCTCATACTCACCTATGAGCTAAATGACTGGG CTCAGAAGAATCTGTTTATGACCCAGAATGGTTTCGCCATGTACATGCTGTCCTGCGAGAATGATTTGGTAAACCCTGACCATAAAAGAGTCTACCAGGACATGAGCCGCCCCTTGGCCCACTACTTCATCTCCTCCTCGCACAACACCTACCTAACCAAGGACCAAGTCACCAGCGCCAGCAGCACCGAGCCATACATCAG GGCTCTGAATCAGGGCTGTCGCTGTGTGGAGCTGGACTGCTGGGATGGAGATAAAGGCGAACCTGTCATATACCACGGCCACACTCTCACCTCCAAAGTGCTGTTCAAGGAGGTCATTGAAACCATCAACCAGTACGCCTTCAAG GCGTCCCCATACCCTCTAATCCTGTCCCTGGAGAACCACTGTTCTGTAGAGCAGCAGGCTGTCATGGCCAAACACCTCCGCACCATCCTGGGAAGCAAACTGCTCACCAAGCCCCTCAGTGGCCAGCTACAGAAGAATCTGCCTTCTCCTGAG GAGCTAAAGGGGTGTATTCTagtaaaaggaaagaaacatATTCCTCACCTGGGCCAGCTGGGCAGGACCAGCAGCTTTGCCAGCTCTTCAGGCTCAGATGATGAACAAGCAAGCAGCATTAAGAACACACCCAAGAGGGTCCCTGCAAAG GTCTGTCCTAAACTGAGCCCAGAGCTATCAGAGCTGGTGGTGTACTGCAGGAGTGTCCCGTTCAGCGGGTttgaaaacacatctgaaaaACTACCAAATGAAATGTCCTCCTTCTCTGAAAGTGACGCCCTCAGGCTCATCAAAGACTCTG GAAAGCTTTTTGTAAGACACAACAGCAGGCAGCTGAGCCGGATCTACCCCTCTGGCCAGCGCCTCCAATCATCCAACTATGATCCTCAGGATATGTGGAACGGTGGCTGCCAGATGG TGGCTCTGAACTTTCAGACGTCCGGGGAGCAGATGGACCTGAACCAGGGTCGCTTCCTACCCAACGGTCACTGTGGATACGTACTGAAACCCAGCTTCCTGTGCAGTGCCACGTCCAACTTTAACCCAGAGAACACGGGAGGAGGCCCCGGTCATATTCCCACCCAGCTGACTATACGA GTAATATCTGCACAGCAGCTGCCAAAAATCAACACAGAAAAGGCTAGCTCCATTGTGGACCCACAGGTGTGGGTGGAAATTCATGGGGTGGCTATTGATAAcgcaaaaaacaaaacccaccGCATTGACAACAATG GTTTCAACCCACAGTGGAACTGCACTCTGAGCTTCCCACTGCAGGTCCCTGAACTGGCCTTGGTGCGGTTTGTAGTGGAGGACCACGATCACACTTCAAAAAATGGCTTTGTGGGACAGTTCACTTTACCTTTCATAAGTCTACGCACAG GTTATCGACATGTTCACTTACTGAAGGCGGATGGTTCCAGTCTGTCCCCTGCCACACTCTTTATCCATGTCAAAGTTACACGCAAAGGAGTTCCCATCAAAACTGTGTCAGCGTATAGCCATTGCTAA
- the hexim1 gene encoding protein HEXIM1 encodes MIRMTEPVEQTHHLKTSGSPSGGSSGAALEHLPASNRGRPEDGDRGRQRDHKQQQRAENCEDINTDKLWQMKGEQRGVCPAFAAGNDRTKCPIAPQPLQKPDVLAAGDGNHTSQGNGEDEPLEETLSQVQEELHIDSDTGLDARLGKKRHRRRTSRKKRHWKPYFKLSWEEKKALDERETERASRLREEMFAKGLPVAPYNTTQFLMDEHDREEPDLNTETGVRRPSGVGGRMEDTGSEEDFFDNEEEDDDDGSGGGSDGIGRPGNAGGEFLQRDFSETYEMYHVESLQNMTKQELVQEYLELEKCMSRLEEENNRLRRAVEPGGLTVESSLVRLRELERELERLRAQNTELLLQNHPSKDRGQVATN; translated from the coding sequence ATGATCAGGATGACAGAGCCAGTGGAGCAGACCCATCACCTGAAAACTTCAGGCAGCCCATCAGGTGGGAGCAGCGGAGCCGCTTTGGAGCATCTCCCAGCCAGCAACCGTGGTAGGCCAGAGGACGGCGACAGGGGGCGACAGAGAGaccacaagcagcaacagcggGCGGAGAACTGTGAGGATATCAACACAGACAAGTTATGGCAAATGAAAGGCGAACAGAGGGGGGTGTGTCCTGCCTTCGCAGCCGGAAACGATCGCACAAAGTGCCCGATTGCACCTCAGCCTCTCCAGAAACCCGATGTTCTTGCAGCAGGCGACGGTAATCACACCTCACAGGGAAACGGCGAAGACGAACCGCTGGAGGAGACTTTGAGCCAGGTGCAAGAGGAGTTGCATATCGACTCCGACACTGGCTTAGATGCGCGCCTGGGCAAGAAGAGGCACAGGCGTCGGACCTCCAGGAAGAAGCGCCACTGGAAGCCTTATTTTAAACTTTCCTGGGAGGAAAAGAAAGCCCTggatgagagagagactgaaaggGCTTCCCGGTTAAGAGAGGAGATGTTCGCCAAAGGGCTCCCAGTGGCCCCCTACAACACCACCCAGTTCCTGATGGATGAGCACGACCGAGAGGAGCCCGACCTGAACACCGAGACCGGGGTCAGGCGGCCCTCGGGGGTGGGTGGGCGCATGGAAGACACGGGCAGCGAGGAGGACTTTTTCGATAAcgaggaagaggatgatgatgacggCAGCGGCGGAGGTAGCGACGGCATCGGGAGGCCCGGAAACGCAGGTGGGGAGTTTCTCCAGAGAGACTTTTCCGAGACCTACGAGATGTACCACGTCGAGAGCCTGCAGAATATGACCAAGCAGGAGCTGGTGCAGGAGTACCTGGAGCTGGAGAAGTGCATGTCCCGGTTGGAGGAGGAGAACAACCGGCTGAGGCGCGCCGTGGAGCCCGGGGGTCTGACCGTGGAGAGCTCCCTGGTCCGGctcagagagctggagagagaactGGAGAGACTGAGGGCCCAAAACACGGAGCTCCTTCTGCAAAACCACCCGAGCAAAGACAGGGGCCAGGTCGCTACCAACTAA